The genomic DNA ATTTGGTGAAATTTGTTGTCATATTCGCTCAAAATATGGGCAAAATCTGGTCAGTTTTTTGAGAAAAATGGGGGAGAATCTGGGCTTCAAATCCAGAACATGGGGAGATATTGGCTTGTTTTAGCTGGCGGCCAGACTTAATTCCCTGATTACAGGAAATCTGGACATTGTGGTATTCATAAGACATTGCAGGCTGGTACTGCATCCGTAAACTAAAAATGATATCAAACTTGGCCGATTGGGTGTACTGCCAGCTTTTAATCGAATTCTCTAGAAGAGTTTCTTGTGGTGGGCCCGGGGGGCTTTGAACCCCCGACCACGCGGTTATGAGCCGCGCGCTCTGACCAGGCTGAGCTACGGGCCCACTGCTGGCGCCGCCGCCCGGACTCGAACCGGGGACCGCCGGATTAACAGTCCGGCGCTCTACCAACTAAGCTACGGCGGCACGACCCAATTTAGGGAATACAGGGGGGATTTATAAAACTTACGGTGATGCATTGGTGCAAGAGAAAACTTTATATTCGACCCCGTTGCTCTTAAAACCGTGCCCCGGTAGCCTAGCCTGGCGGGGCGGCGGACTTGTAATCCGCCGGTCGCGGGTTCAAATCCCGCCCGGGGCTCCATCCCATCAAGCTTCTCGTCTTTCGGGCTCTCACACCCGAATCCTGTAGAATCCAGTTTCTGCTTCAAAGTGCTGTTTTCTGACCAGTGACATCCCTGTTATATTGATGGGAGCCAGGAAAGGTTCAGCTCTCCTCAGGGAACTGGGTCACGTGAACCGGCCATGTTCTGTAGCCGTCCTGGATGTAGACCTCAAGGATCTCCGCTCCGGCGTATCTCACTTCCCTGACGAGTAGCTTCTTTCCGCTTCTCCCCCTGAGGATGTCCTCATGAACGTCCCTTGGTAGCTCCTCCGTAACCGGAAGGATTCCTCCTTTTACGTATATTCCCTCAAGTCGGCCGTCTTTGAAGAGAAACCCCCTCACGGGCACTTCATATTCATCAATGACGTCCTCATAATGAACGGTTCTATACTTCCCGAGGATTTTGTCCATCTTCATCACCCATATGTAATTTTTCTGTTACATATTGATTCGGGCAAGCCTTTATTAACTTTTTGGTGCATACATGGGTAAATGGAAACAAAGATGGCAGAAAATGGCCGTTAAAAACGGAGATAATGGGTGCGCTCCTTAGATATCAACCTCTCCCTTCTCCTTCAACTCCCTGTACATGCGCCAGGTTATTATTGGCCTCTTGGCGGCCAGGACATCGTCCACCCTCTTCACCGCTGTGTTGTGGGGAGCGCTCTTGACGACCTCTGGGTTGCTGTAGGCTTCCTCACTTATCCTCTTCAGGGCATCGATGTAGGCGTCGAGCTCCTCCTTGCTAACAGTTTCGGTAGGCTCTATCATGAGAGCCTCGTGCACTATCAGCGGGAAGTAGATGGTTGGCGCATGGAGGCCGAAGTCGAGGAGCCTCTTCGCCACGTCAAGGGCCTTGACTCCCGTCTCCTTCTTCATCGGCTCGGCGCTGAACACAACCTCGTGCTTCCTGAGCTCCTTGTGAGGTAGTTCGTAGCCCCTAGTCCCCTTCAGCTTCTGGGTGAGGTAGTTTGCGTTCAGCACCGCTATCTCGCTGACCTCCTTGAGGCCTTCCCTGCCCATTATTTTGAGGTACGTTAATGCCCTAACCATCACCGCGAAGTTGCCGTAGAGCTCCTTGACCTTGCCGATGCTCTTCGGCACGTTGTAGTCAAGGTAGTAGCGGTCGTTTTCTTCGTCATAACCGACGAGAGGGACAGGAAGGTAGTCCTTGAGGAATTCCTTAACACCAACAGGCCCGCTTCCGGGACCGCCTCCGCCGTGCGGGGTCGAGAATGTCTTGTGGAGGTTGAGGTGCACGACGTCGAAGCCCATGTCCCCCGGCCGCACCTTTCCAAGGACGGCGTTGAGGTTTGCTCCATCGTAGTAGAGAAGCCCTCCCGCTTTGTGGACTATCTTCGCTATCTCCAGTATCTCGTCCTCGAAGATGCCGAGGGTGTTGGGGTTTGTCAGCATCAGTCCTGCCGTCCTCTCGCTCACGGCGTTCTCCAGAGCCTCAAGGTCAACGGTTCCGTTCTTGTTGGAGGGTATCTCGACGACCTTGAAGCCCGCCATCGCCGCACTCGCGGGGTTCGTTCCGTGGGCAGAATCCGGCACGAGCATCTCCGTCCTCTGGGTGTCCCCCCTGTCGAGGTGGTAGGCGCGGATTATCATGACCCCTGTGAACTCCCCGTTAGCTCCGGCCGCCGGCTGGAGGGTGAAGCGGTCCATCCCGGTTATCTCTTTGAGCCATCTCTCAAGCTCCCACATTACCCTTAGCGCTCCCTGGACGGTTCTCTCGTCCTGGTAGGGGTGGATGTAAGCTACTCCCGGATGGCCGGCCATCTCCTCGTTGATCTTGGGGTTGTACTTCATGGTGCACGAGCCGAGCGGGTAGATGCCGTTATCGACGCCGTAGTTCATCTCGCTCAGGCGCGTGTAGTGTTTAACCACCTCGGGCTCGCTCAGCTGGGGAAGGTTTAGGGGGCTCTTTCTCTTCAGCTTTTCAGGAATCTCGACGCTGACGTCCTCAATAGGCTCCGGCATTGTATAGCCGACCCTTCCCTCACGGGAAAGTTCGAAGATGAGCGGTTCGCTCCACTTAGCCTGGCGGAACATTCAGGCCACCTCCTTTAGGGCCTCTATGAGCGCATCGACCCACTCTTTTCTCGTCGTCTCTGTGGCTGCAAAAAGCGCTGCGTTGCCCAGCTCCAGGAAGTGCTCTCCTAAGTAATAGCCACCGTGGATGTTCCTCTCAAGAAGGGCCTCATGTATCTCCCTGTAGGGCTTTTCGAACCGCACGAGAACGTCCTTGAAGTTAATCCCCTCAAAGGGAATCTCGGCGACCTCTCCCAGGCGCTTCTTGAGGTAGGAGGTGTTCTTGAGGATGACCTCTCCGAGCTCCCGGAGGCCCTTCGGGCCAAGGGTCGCGAGGTGTATCGCCGCGGCAACCGCCACCAGGGCCTCGTTTGAACAGATGTTCGAAGTCGCCTTGGCACGTCTTATGTGCTGCTCCCTGGTCTGGAGTGTCATGACGAAGGCCCTCTTCCCCTCGGCGTCTTTGGTCATTCCTATTATCCTTCCTGGCATCTGTCTTATCAGCTTCCTGTCATTTCTGACGGCGAATATTCCGGCCCTGGGGCCACCGAAGTTCATCGGGCTTCCAAAGTATGCGGCCTCTCCGACGACAATGTCGGCTCCAAGCTCGCCGGGTGCCTCAACTATGCCGAGGATAGTTGGGTCAACACCGACGACAAACAGTGCCCCAGCATCATGGGCTATCCCGCCGATCTCCCTGATGTTTTCCTCCAGAAGGCCGAAGAAGTTGGGGATCTCGATGTAAACGCCAGCGGCTCCTTCAACTGCCTCTTTGAGCTTTTCGATACTCACCTGCCCCCCTTCGTTCCAGTCGATGTACTCAATCCGGAGTCCGGGCCCAGCAGTATAGGTTTCGAGAACCCTCTTTTTCTCCGGGCTGAGTGCCCTGGGAACTATGAACTTGCTCTTTCGGGTCACCCTGGCACTCATCAAAGCCGCTTCAGCCATAGCCGTCCCCCAGTCGTACATTGAGGCATTCACAATTGGCAGACCGACAAGCTCTGCTATGAGGCTCTGGTATTCAAAGAGAGCCTGGAGCATGCCCTGGCTTATCTCGGGCTGGTAAGGCGTGTAGGAGGTGAGGAATTCACTCCTCTCTATTAGGTACTTGACGTGTGCCGGAACGTAATGGAAGTAAGTACCCGCACCGAGGAAACTGGGCATCTCGAGGACGGTTTTGTTTTTGGAGAGAATTTCGCTGAGCTCAAGAAAGACCTCGTACTCGCTCTTTCCCTCTGGGAGGTTGAACTCTTTGACCATTCCCTTAGGGACGTCCGAAAAGAGCTCCTCGACCGAAGTGAATCCGATCTCCCGGGCGAGCTCCTCCTTATGCGCGGCGTTAGGGAGGTAGTGCCTTCCCATGCTTATCACCCTCTGAACTTTAAGACAGTCGTGGAAAATAGGGTCGGCATTGTTATATGCTTTGTGCCGCAGGGTGTGGGTGAATAAATTCAGAAAAGATTGGAAGGAAAAAGGATCAGCCTGAGACGCCGACATCCTCGAAGAACTTCTCCATCAGGCCTGCGAGAAGTCTGATGTTGTACTGCATGGTCTCGTAGACTGCCCACTGGACCTTGGTGTACTCCCTCCCGTCGAGGGTCTTGAAGCCGCTCGGCGCGTTGACGTCGAAGTTCGCGTGGAGCTCAATGTTTCTGATGGCCCAGCCGTCCACGTCACTGTCCAGCCATGCGGTGCTGTCAACGTGGGTGTAGATGTAGACGGTGTCCCCTGGGACGGTGACGCTGGTGTCGACGAGCGGGTTCGGATCCTGGGCGTACCTCGCTATGAGGTTCCAGTTCTTGTCGTAAATCTCGACGTAGCCCAGGGTCTTGAAGTAGGCGTTCTGCATATCTATGTCCTTGAAGACCAGGGTTATTGAGCTGGCACCCTTGAACTCAAGCTTGAGGACGCTCCAGTCCCCCTTTCTGAGGGTTCTCGTCCAGAAGTAGCTGCCGAGGTGCCCCCACTCGCTCCACAGGTTTATGTCCTTTCCGGTGGAATAGAGCATGTACCTCCACGAGTTGTGGGCGGCGAGGTCAGCGTAGGCCCAGGCGACGCCGTTTGAGAGGCTCATGTGTCCGTTCTCGTTGTCCGTAAGGTATATGTCGTAGCCCTGTATGAACCGGGCCTTTTCCTGGGGTATCTGCCACCACTTTATCGGGGTCAGGTCGAGGGGGACACGGTTGTTGAGGATATCGTCCGCGACCGTTGGTGAGACTTGATTCTCAACGAAGTCGTGGGCGTTCTCAACGTACTTCTCCTGCTCAAGATCCTCGAAGAGGTGAGGGGTCTGGTGGCCTATGAGCATGCCCTGGTCTTCGATTATGTGGAGCGCCCTGCCGAGGTAGTACATCGCCCCGGCTCTGTCGCCCTGTTTCCAGAGCTGGACGGCTTTTTCATAGAGCCTCTGGGCCATGTCGGCGGCGGAGGTGTCAGGGTCGCCGAGAAGGGCAACGGTGAACAGCTCGGCATGATCCATGGGGTCAAGGAAGTGGTACTGGCTCTGTATCGTGTACGTCTTACCCCCTATCTCTATGCTCCCGCCAGTCCAGTCCTCATCGTACGCCCCATAGAGGAGCTGATCCTTGTACTGCATGAGGATCGCACCGAGCTGGGGGTTGTCGTTGTAGACTGCCTCAATCGCCTTGTAGGTCAGCCTCTGATGGACGTTCATCGGGTCGTCAAGGTTTGGCCCGTTGGTCGGCCATGCCGAAACCAGTCCGGAAACGGCCAAAAGCGCTATTATCAGGGACAGAACCTTCTTCATTTTACCTCCCTCCAACAGGTTGCAGATTTTTTTGAGGTTGGAAGAATTTAAAACTCTTTTGAATTACTGAAGTTACAACATCATCCGCTATTCAAGGTCGAAAGTGTCGTCCAAAGCGGCAGTATTTACCAAATGTGGTATTTCCTGTCCGCGAACTGAGGGCCCCAAAAAGGCAAGATTTAAAGACAGAGGAGAAAACGTACCGGAGGGGTTGCGTATGATAATCGCCTTCGACTTCGATGGGACACTGGCCGACACCTATTCGTGCATAGAGGAAGCCTTCAAAAGGGCCCTGGAGAGACGCTATCGCTGGCTTCCCTTGAAGGGTCTCTGGGCCAAGGTACTCACCAGGATCGAGAACTACTTTGAGAGGCCAACCTTTGGAAGCCACAGGAAGACCTCAAAGCCCCCGTTCTTCTTGAGGACAAAGTTTTTTGAAACCTGGTTCGAGGAGAGGGCGAAGCTAACCAGGCCCCTCGATGACGCCCCCGAACTGCTCAAACGGCTCAGAGAGGATGGGCACACGGTTATATCGTTCTCGGCCGAGGACTTCATTGACGGGATGAAGGTGCGCAGGCTCAAGGAGATGGGAATCTACGACCTCTTTGACGACGTTATCGTTTTCGGACGTGAGATGACGATAGACGAGGCCTTCAGGAAGGTCAGGGAAAAGTACGGGGACGATATATTTGTATGGGTGGACGACAAACCCTGGCGCTTCATAGGTCACGGAGACGAAAACACGGAGTACGTGTGGTACTACTTCCCCTTCAGCGCCAAGTTCGTTGAGAAGAACCGAGAGAGGCTCGCCCTGATACCGCACCTGCACGTGATACGGGATCTCTGGAGCATATTCGACGTGATAGAGAGGATAAAGCAGGAGCGCTCATCCTGAGTCCGCGTTGGTGTACTCGAGCGTGTCCTCAATGAACTCGTCGTATGTCTCCCCATCCACCTCTTCAATCTCTACCTTGAACTCTCTGCCCAGCGCCCACCTTATGGCGACTTCTCCCCTCTCAGTTTCAGCCACTATCAGACCGAAGGGCAGGTCCCCTGCCCAGTGGTGTTTTGAGAACTCGATGGAAAAACCCTGCCTTTCAAGCTCGTTGAGCACGAGCTGATACGTCTTAGCGGGTCCGTAGGGACTCCTTGCGAAACCAATGTAGGGCATTTCTACTCACCATTGTTCCTTTAATGGACAGATTTAAAACCTTTTCGGTTGCCCTAACAAAGTTTAAAAGCCGGAGGTCGAACTCCAGCACATGAGACCCGTGCCGCTCCCTGGGAAGGCGCTGAAACTCGGGGATACCCTGGTCGTAGCCGACCTACATCTCGGCTACGAGGTCAGCATGGCAAGGGAGGGCTTCTACCTGCCGAGGGTCTTCCGTGAGGTAGTTGTGAAGCTAAAATCCCTCATAGAGCGGGAGAAGCCAAGGGTTTTTGTCGTGGACGGCGATCTGAAGCACTCCTTTGTGCCCGAATGGAGGGAGAGGGAAGAGCTGAAGGCGTTCGTTGAGGAGATACTGCCCCTGGTTAATGAACTCGTCCTGGTGAGGGGGAACCACGACGTTGGGACGCTCTGGCTCAGGGAGCTGGGTGTTGAGGTCGTGGATGAACTCGAAGTGGGGAAGTGGAAGCTGGTTCACGGTCATAGACTCGTCGATGGGGAGCGATTTATAATAGGGCATGAACACCCATCAATACGGCTCCGCGATGAGGTGGGAGCGCTGGTCAAGGTTCCCGCCTTTCTGATGGACGAGAGGCTGATAGTTCTTCCCGCCTTCAGCCCCTGGGCATACGGAAACGACGTCCTCAGGGAGATAGTTTCACCGTTCCTCAGAGAGTATGATCTGTCCGATGCCAGGGTCTTAGTTCCTCTTGAGGACGAACTCCTGGACTTCGGTCGGCTGGGTGATTTGAGCAGGGTTTTGGGTTCACTTTGATGCCAACCTTTTAATACCGGGAGCTGAACTATTCTCGGGTGATGGAATGAGGAAGGAATACTTGGGAATCATCGGTGTGCTGCTCGTTCTCACGGTTCTTGTGTCTGGATGTATCTCCTCGGGGGGAAGCAACCCGACAACAACCACGACCAAAAACCTGCCTTTTACAAAGGAGCAGCTTGAGAGTGCCGTTGCTGGAATAAAAAGCTATGAATACATTATGGACGTCAAAACGTACAACGGAACCAATCTTACAGCAACGCTCTACTCCAAGGTCTCCATAGACAAGGAAAACGAGATGAAATCATCAATCACCGTTGCCAACAGAACCGGAAAGCTTGTCTATGCAGTATATTACTACACGACTAGGGCCGGATTTGTTACGCTGACCAACAAGAGCGGACTTGTGAACTGGCAGTTCTCGTGCTACGAGACCGGTGGTGGACCCGAGGTGAACTCGACCCTCCTCGATAACCTCTGGAAGGACTTCCCCCTCGAAAACGCAACGGTTACAACCGAGGGGGACTACTACATCATCACCGTTAACCACACCATCTGGAGCGAAACGGGAAATGAAAAGGACTACAGCGGCACGGTGACTGTAAAGCTGACCAAGGATCTCGTCCCTGTTGAGATACTCCAGAAGGCGTACTACAAAAAAGACGGCGAACGCTGGGTCGATGAGATTAGAATAGAGATAACCAGCGTCAATTCGGCTTCCGTGGAACCTCCTCGGCCCCTCGTGGATTATCTGAAAGGCCAGGGGCTCGACATAGGTGAGCTTCTTGGCAAATGCTAAACCTTTAAATTTCCAGCCTCCAATTTTCTTTTGGTGAAGTGATGTATGGACTTCCTGAGTGCAATAGTGTTCTTTGCATATGCTCCCGCTCTGGTGATACTCTGGTACTTCTACCACGCCGATAGATACGAGCCCGAACCGAGGAAGTACGTGGTGGGGACGTTCATACTTGGAGGGACACTCTCAGTTGGAATTGCATATTTCCTGGAGAGTATCCTTACCCTGGGCGGTATCGTGCAGCCAGTCCTTCCACTGACGGCGTTTTACGTTGCCCTCGTGGCAGGAATCGTTGAGGAACCTGCCAAGGCGCTGGCAATAAGGTGGCCATTCAAAGCGGGACAGATGGACGGTATAATGGACGGCCTCGTTTACGGTGTCGCGGCAGGCCTGGGGTTTGCCGCCACAGAGAACTTTCTCTACGGCCTGGGATACGGTGTCTCGGTGACCATTGTGAGGGCTTTCCTGACACCATTCGCGCACGGTGCATGGAGTGCAGTCATAGGTGTCGGCTATGGTATGAAGGCCGAAGGAAAGATAACCTCCGTTAAGCCATACTTCCTCCTCGCGATGCTTCTCCACTTCATCTGGGACTACTACGCCTTCCTGAGCCGCGAGGTGCCCGCGTACAACATAATCCTGATACTGCTGATACTCGTGAACCTTGCGATACTCCGCTACTTCATGATAATGGGTCAGGCAGAGGACGTTGGCAGACTGTGGTACTACTGGTTCAAAAGGAGGGATGAGATGTGAAGCTGGAGGATGCCCTGTTCGAGGCGAGGCCCTACGTGGAGTACTACGAGAGGCTTGAGAATCTCGTGAGACGCCTCTGGGAGGAATCCACAGATGAAGCGAATTTTCTTCAGCTTCTCAACGAGGAGATAGAGCGCGCGGAAGAGCCCTTCAGGACTGATCTCAGGATATTCCTCCAGAAGTTTGAGGCACTCTGAACTTTCCACTTTTTGCTAACTTTTCTAAATAGTGTGCAAAATCTGAATAGAAAAAGTATTTAAACCTACTCGTGGATATTCTGGTGAAACCACGGGAGGTAGTACCATGAAGCGGGTCACGGCACTTCTGCTGGTTGGCCTTATAGTACTGGCAAGCGGATGTATCGGGGAGAACGTTGGCCTTACCAAGGATAAGGTCCTGAAGGCTCTGAACGACATTGAGACTGCCAGATACGACCAGAACTTTTCAATTGCCATGCACTTCAAGGAGCCGGTAACCAACAGGACAATCAATATGACGATGTCGGGTCATGTTCTTGGAATGTTCAACAGAACCAGCGGCCTTGAAGTGGGAAACATGACAATGAGCATGCACACGATGGGAATGAACATCACCTTTAACTGGCCGTACTTAGTCAACGGCACCTTCGTGTACTTCAAAGTTGACGGAAAATGGTACAACGTCTCCAGCAATAATGACCTCTATACCCAGGCGAGGGGCGCACTCAACGTCGACTATATCGAGAACCTCCTGAAGAGGAAGAACGTGACCATCAAGAAGCTGGCCGATGGCTACGCCTTCCGCGTCAACGTTACCTTCTGGGAGTTCGTTAACGCCACCAACCAGACCGGCTACCTCAACGAGGCCTGGGGCAACCTCCCCGGCAACGTCACCGTGGACACGAAATCCGGGTGGATCGAGGTTCACCTCCAGGACGATGGGACTCCCGTCTTCATAGAGACGTACATGGACGTCGTGATGAGAATAACGGGGA from Thermococcus sp. includes the following:
- the gcvPB gene encoding aminomethyl-transferring glycine dehydrogenase subunit GcvPB, with the translated sequence MFRQAKWSEPLIFELSREGRVGYTMPEPIEDVSVEIPEKLKRKSPLNLPQLSEPEVVKHYTRLSEMNYGVDNGIYPLGSCTMKYNPKINEEMAGHPGVAYIHPYQDERTVQGALRVMWELERWLKEITGMDRFTLQPAAGANGEFTGVMIIRAYHLDRGDTQRTEMLVPDSAHGTNPASAAMAGFKVVEIPSNKNGTVDLEALENAVSERTAGLMLTNPNTLGIFEDEILEIAKIVHKAGGLLYYDGANLNAVLGKVRPGDMGFDVVHLNLHKTFSTPHGGGGPGSGPVGVKEFLKDYLPVPLVGYDEENDRYYLDYNVPKSIGKVKELYGNFAVMVRALTYLKIMGREGLKEVSEIAVLNANYLTQKLKGTRGYELPHKELRKHEVVFSAEPMKKETGVKALDVAKRLLDFGLHAPTIYFPLIVHEALMIEPTETVSKEELDAYIDALKRISEEAYSNPEVVKSAPHNTAVKRVDDVLAAKRPIITWRMYRELKEKGEVDI
- the gcvPA gene encoding aminomethyl-transferring glycine dehydrogenase subunit GcvPA encodes the protein MGRHYLPNAAHKEELAREIGFTSVEELFSDVPKGMVKEFNLPEGKSEYEVFLELSEILSKNKTVLEMPSFLGAGTYFHYVPAHVKYLIERSEFLTSYTPYQPEISQGMLQALFEYQSLIAELVGLPIVNASMYDWGTAMAEAALMSARVTRKSKFIVPRALSPEKKRVLETYTAGPGLRIEYIDWNEGGQVSIEKLKEAVEGAAGVYIEIPNFFGLLEENIREIGGIAHDAGALFVVGVDPTILGIVEAPGELGADIVVGEAAYFGSPMNFGGPRAGIFAVRNDRKLIRQMPGRIIGMTKDAEGKRAFVMTLQTREQHIRRAKATSNICSNEALVAVAAAIHLATLGPKGLRELGEVILKNTSYLKKRLGEVAEIPFEGINFKDVLVRFEKPYREIHEALLERNIHGGYYLGEHFLELGNAALFAATETTRKEWVDALIEALKEVA
- a CDS encoding phospholipase, which produces MKKVLSLIIALLAVSGLVSAWPTNGPNLDDPMNVHQRLTYKAIEAVYNDNPQLGAILMQYKDQLLYGAYDEDWTGGSIEIGGKTYTIQSQYHFLDPMDHAELFTVALLGDPDTSAADMAQRLYEKAVQLWKQGDRAGAMYYLGRALHIIEDQGMLIGHQTPHLFEDLEQEKYVENAHDFVENQVSPTVADDILNNRVPLDLTPIKWWQIPQEKARFIQGYDIYLTDNENGHMSLSNGVAWAYADLAAHNSWRYMLYSTGKDINLWSEWGHLGSYFWTRTLRKGDWSVLKLEFKGASSITLVFKDIDMQNAYFKTLGYVEIYDKNWNLIARYAQDPNPLVDTSVTVPGDTVYIYTHVDSTAWLDSDVDGWAIRNIELHANFDVNAPSGFKTLDGREYTKVQWAVYETMQYNIRLLAGLMEKFFEDVGVSG
- a CDS encoding HAD family hydrolase, producing the protein MIIAFDFDGTLADTYSCIEEAFKRALERRYRWLPLKGLWAKVLTRIENYFERPTFGSHRKTSKPPFFLRTKFFETWFEERAKLTRPLDDAPELLKRLREDGHTVISFSAEDFIDGMKVRRLKEMGIYDLFDDVIVFGREMTIDEAFRKVREKYGDDIFVWVDDKPWRFIGHGDENTEYVWYYFPFSAKFVEKNRERLALIPHLHVIRDLWSIFDVIERIKQERSS
- a CDS encoding metallophosphoesterase, with protein sequence MRPVPLPGKALKLGDTLVVADLHLGYEVSMAREGFYLPRVFREVVVKLKSLIEREKPRVFVVDGDLKHSFVPEWREREELKAFVEEILPLVNELVLVRGNHDVGTLWLRELGVEVVDELEVGKWKLVHGHRLVDGERFIIGHEHPSIRLRDEVGALVKVPAFLMDERLIVLPAFSPWAYGNDVLREIVSPFLREYDLSDARVLVPLEDELLDFGRLGDLSRVLGSL
- a CDS encoding PrsW family intramembrane metalloprotease, with the translated sequence MDFLSAIVFFAYAPALVILWYFYHADRYEPEPRKYVVGTFILGGTLSVGIAYFLESILTLGGIVQPVLPLTAFYVALVAGIVEEPAKALAIRWPFKAGQMDGIMDGLVYGVAAGLGFAATENFLYGLGYGVSVTIVRAFLTPFAHGAWSAVIGVGYGMKAEGKITSVKPYFLLAMLLHFIWDYYAFLSREVPAYNIILILLILVNLAILRYFMIMGQAEDVGRLWYYWFKRRDEM